A genomic window from Micromonospora violae includes:
- a CDS encoding ThuA domain-containing protein: protein MRRNTLLISVIAGLLLALGLAPPASAAPAFRALLFTKTTGYRHDSIPAGISMFQQQAAANNFELVQTEDSSVFTASNLATFDVIIMFQTSGMVWTSAAQRQAVEGYLASGKGIVGIHNATDMGIESEYPWWDQTINAGAHMPEHSPGVLQGTAIVADKKHPSTTNLPDRWVRNEEWYNFDANPRGNVHVLVTADERTYNPGSRAMGPDHPISWCRNTGGGRVWATAMGHAIASYSETNFQNHILGGVKWAAGNAAGDCGGTVWGNFEKRTLDDNTVDPMALGVAPDGRVFYVQRGGQVKIFKPSTNSTVTAGTISVYTGGEDGLTGMALDPNFASNGYIYLYHSPASSSTDVNRVSRYTVSGDTLNTSSGVTIIDIPAYRDRTFPEPGHTGGYIKFGPDGNLYIGTGDDTPPNLDPNWQGYAPLDWRSGKSNLDAARSAGNTNDLRGKLLRIRPSSGGGYTIPSGNLYPQGTAQTKPEIFAMGFRNPFRFSIDPANGWVYLADYGPDRNPPTTNRGPEGLVELNVIKQAGNYGWPFCHGDNQPYAPFNPDTGVVGAKFNCSAPVNNSPNNTGLTSLKPVVAPNIWYGYGTSPTFPELGSGGSAPMGGPIYRYDESNPSATKFPPYYDGVHFFYEWARNYIKEVHFDSSSAVTRTNPFLPNTRFNKPMDMEFGKDGSLYLLEWGTNFGGGNSDSGLYRIDYIQGGRSPIAKATGTPTSGSAPLTVQFSSAGTADPDPGNTLSYQWTFGDGTTSTAANPSKVYTANGNYTAQLKVTDNTGKTGFANVQITVGNSAPVVTITTPPNGGMLTFGDRVPYQITVTDPDGGTVDCSKVFLNPALGHDDHAHETTEYPGCSGTISTDLLGGHPDGANLFYVLNARYTDSGGAGGAAPLTGTAQAILQPKHKQSEYFSSQSGIRVIDQAAAESTKRIGDISSNDWIAFNPMNLSGISTVSYRLSSPSGGGSIELRADSPTGTLLATTTVPSTGGWDNYQSTTPVSVAALGGTHTLYMVFKNANNSFDLDSHTFGGNGVGTPTNGGGGLAGKTYTVTAQHSGKLMDVSGVSTADGAQITQWAATGGNNQRWQAVDAGNGAVYLKAVHSGKCVEVIGSSTTAGAYLQQATCNNGNQQKFTATATGTSGVYTVRNVLSGLCVDVNGAATTDGARLLQWTCHGAANQQWRFTAL from the coding sequence ATGCGTCGTAACACATTGCTCATCTCGGTGATCGCCGGCCTGTTACTGGCGCTCGGACTCGCCCCACCCGCGTCGGCGGCCCCGGCCTTCCGCGCCCTGCTGTTCACCAAGACCACCGGCTACCGGCACGACTCGATCCCCGCCGGGATCTCCATGTTCCAACAGCAGGCCGCAGCGAACAACTTCGAGCTGGTGCAGACCGAGGACTCGAGCGTCTTCACCGCCAGCAACCTGGCGACCTTCGACGTCATCATCATGTTCCAGACCTCCGGCATGGTCTGGACCTCGGCAGCCCAGCGCCAGGCGGTGGAGGGCTACCTCGCCAGCGGCAAGGGCATCGTCGGCATCCACAACGCCACCGACATGGGCATCGAGTCCGAATACCCGTGGTGGGACCAGACCATCAACGCCGGCGCCCACATGCCCGAGCACTCGCCCGGGGTGCTCCAGGGCACCGCCATCGTCGCCGACAAGAAGCACCCGTCGACGACCAACCTGCCGGATCGGTGGGTACGCAACGAGGAGTGGTACAACTTCGACGCCAACCCGCGCGGCAACGTCCACGTGTTGGTGACCGCCGACGAGCGCACCTACAACCCCGGATCCCGGGCGATGGGCCCCGATCACCCGATCTCCTGGTGCCGCAACACCGGCGGCGGGCGGGTGTGGGCCACCGCGATGGGCCACGCGATCGCCTCCTACAGCGAGACGAACTTCCAGAACCACATCCTCGGTGGTGTCAAGTGGGCGGCCGGCAACGCCGCCGGCGACTGCGGAGGCACCGTCTGGGGCAACTTCGAGAAGCGCACCCTGGACGACAACACAGTCGACCCGATGGCGCTGGGTGTGGCACCGGACGGTCGCGTCTTCTACGTCCAGCGCGGCGGCCAGGTGAAGATTTTCAAGCCCTCCACCAACAGCACCGTCACCGCCGGCACGATCAGCGTCTACACCGGCGGTGAGGACGGCCTCACCGGCATGGCACTGGACCCCAACTTCGCCAGCAACGGCTACATCTACCTGTACCACTCGCCGGCGAGCAGCAGCACCGACGTCAACCGCGTCTCCCGCTATACGGTCAGCGGTGACACGCTCAACACCTCCAGCGGTGTGACGATCATCGACATCCCGGCGTACCGGGACCGGACCTTCCCCGAGCCCGGCCACACCGGCGGTTACATCAAGTTCGGCCCGGACGGCAACCTCTACATCGGCACCGGTGACGACACGCCACCGAACCTCGACCCCAACTGGCAGGGGTACGCCCCGCTGGACTGGCGCTCGGGCAAGTCCAACCTGGACGCCGCGCGCAGCGCGGGTAACACCAACGACCTGCGCGGCAAGCTGCTGCGCATCCGGCCCTCGTCCGGCGGTGGCTACACCATCCCGTCGGGCAACCTCTACCCCCAGGGCACGGCGCAGACCAAGCCGGAAATCTTCGCGATGGGCTTCCGCAACCCGTTCCGCTTCTCGATCGACCCGGCCAACGGTTGGGTCTACCTGGCCGACTACGGACCGGACCGGAACCCGCCCACCACGAACCGAGGGCCCGAGGGCCTGGTCGAGCTCAACGTGATCAAGCAGGCGGGCAACTACGGCTGGCCGTTCTGTCACGGTGACAACCAGCCGTACGCGCCGTTCAACCCGGACACCGGCGTCGTCGGCGCGAAGTTCAACTGCTCGGCACCGGTCAACAACTCACCCAACAACACCGGTCTGACCAGCTTGAAGCCGGTCGTCGCACCGAACATCTGGTACGGCTACGGCACCTCGCCGACCTTCCCGGAGCTGGGCTCCGGTGGCTCGGCGCCGATGGGCGGGCCGATCTACCGGTACGACGAGTCGAACCCGTCCGCAACGAAGTTCCCGCCCTACTACGACGGCGTGCACTTCTTCTACGAGTGGGCCCGCAACTACATCAAGGAGGTGCACTTCGACTCGTCCTCCGCGGTGACCCGGACCAACCCGTTCCTGCCCAACACCCGATTCAACAAGCCGATGGACATGGAGTTCGGCAAGGACGGCTCGCTCTACCTGCTGGAGTGGGGCACCAACTTCGGCGGCGGCAACAGCGACTCCGGGCTCTACCGGATCGACTACATCCAGGGCGGCCGGTCGCCGATCGCCAAGGCCACCGGCACGCCGACCAGTGGTAGCGCGCCGCTCACCGTTCAGTTCAGCAGCGCGGGCACGGCCGACCCGGACCCGGGCAACACGCTGAGCTACCAGTGGACGTTCGGCGACGGCACCACCTCCACGGCGGCCAACCCGTCGAAGGTGTACACCGCCAACGGCAACTACACGGCCCAGTTGAAGGTCACCGACAACACCGGAAAGACGGGCTTCGCCAACGTCCAGATCACCGTCGGTAACAGCGCGCCGGTGGTCACCATCACCACTCCGCCCAACGGTGGCATGCTCACCTTCGGCGACCGGGTGCCGTACCAGATCACCGTCACCGACCCGGACGGCGGCACCGTCGACTGCTCGAAGGTGTTCCTCAACCCGGCGCTCGGTCACGACGACCACGCGCACGAGACCACCGAGTACCCGGGCTGTTCGGGCACCATCTCCACGGATCTGCTCGGTGGGCACCCCGATGGTGCCAACCTGTTCTACGTGCTCAACGCCCGCTACACCGACAGCGGCGGCGCGGGGGGCGCAGCTCCACTCACCGGCACCGCGCAGGCGATCCTGCAGCCGAAGCACAAGCAGTCCGAGTACTTCAGCAGCCAGTCCGGCATCCGGGTGATCGACCAGGCGGCCGCGGAGAGCACCAAGCGCATCGGTGACATCTCCAGCAACGACTGGATCGCGTTCAACCCGATGAACCTGTCCGGGATTTCGACGGTCAGCTACCGGCTGTCGTCGCCCTCCGGTGGCGGTTCGATCGAGTTGCGGGCCGACTCGCCGACCGGCACCCTGTTGGCCACCACCACGGTGCCCAGCACGGGTGGCTGGGACAACTACCAGTCCACGACACCGGTGAGCGTCGCCGCCCTCGGCGGGACGCACACGCTCTACATGGTGTTCAAGAACGCCAACAACTCGTTCGATCTGGACTCGCACACGTTTGGCGGCAACGGCGTCGGAACACCCACCAACGGTGGCGGCGGTCTGGCGGGGAAGACCTACACGGTCACCGCGCAGCACAGCGGCAAGCTGATGGACGTCAGCGGGGTCTCCACCGCCGATGGCGCCCAGATCACCCAGTGGGCGGCCACCGGCGGCAACAACCAGAGGTGGCAGGCGGTCGACGCCGGCAACGGTGCGGTCTACCTGAAGGCGGTGCACAGCGGCAAGTGCGTCGAGGTGATCGGCAGCTCCACCACGGCGGGGGCCTACCTCCAGCAGGCCACCTGCAACAACGGCAACCAGCAGAAGTTCACCGCCACCGCGACGGGCACCTCCGGCGTGTACACGGTGCGCAATGTGCTGAGCGGGCTCTGCGTGGACGTCAACGGTGCTGCCACCACCGACGGCGCCCGGCTGTTGCAGTGGACCTGCCACGGGGCCGCCAACCAGCAGTGGCGGTTCACCGCACTGTGA
- a CDS encoding mandelate racemase/muconate lactonizing enzyme family protein codes for MRITGYRTLTTVQEWGRPVGDANGVFADGQVPVSIVIVDTDEGISGVALGPHVEIERIFAAIEGEDPRAVTTLYDRMLRHTFKAGHAGPVFGTIGALDTALWDIKAQAAGEPLWRLLGGRDRQVTAYASGLDIGLTDDELVAEYEVYASHGLRAAKLKGGLDIESDRHRLSLVREVLTEAGRGRRPGLMLDVNEAWTRKQAVRHVCELERTLDLIWIEEPVRRWDAEGLAAVSRGVCASVATGENLTGLEQYRPLIAAGAVDIVQMAAVWGVTHFLRASALAHAHDLPVSPIGNSPVGLLHAATSVPNHLTSELQDLHPPVGISIDLHVEDGAFILGDSPGLGIRVDEERIRAANRRPQAQTADSPNVRPERAGRRLLAGFDGVIPTRQVPVVPLNPRNEVSPTVRH; via the coding sequence ACCGACGAGGGCATCTCGGGAGTCGCCCTCGGACCGCACGTCGAGATCGAGCGGATCTTCGCGGCGATCGAGGGCGAAGACCCCCGTGCGGTGACGACCCTGTACGACCGGATGCTGCGGCACACCTTCAAGGCGGGCCACGCGGGGCCGGTCTTCGGCACCATCGGCGCTCTCGACACCGCCCTGTGGGACATCAAGGCGCAGGCTGCCGGCGAGCCGCTGTGGCGGCTGCTGGGCGGACGGGACCGGCAGGTCACCGCCTACGCGTCCGGCCTGGACATCGGGCTCACCGACGATGAACTCGTCGCCGAGTACGAGGTCTACGCGAGCCACGGCCTGCGAGCGGCCAAGCTCAAGGGCGGCCTCGACATCGAGAGCGACCGGCACCGTCTGAGCCTGGTCAGGGAGGTCCTGACCGAGGCCGGGCGCGGCCGGCGGCCGGGCCTGATGCTCGACGTCAACGAGGCGTGGACCCGCAAGCAGGCCGTCCGGCACGTCTGCGAGCTGGAACGCACACTGGATCTCATCTGGATCGAGGAGCCGGTGCGGCGGTGGGACGCCGAGGGTCTGGCCGCGGTCAGCCGGGGCGTGTGCGCGTCGGTCGCCACCGGTGAGAACCTCACCGGGCTCGAACAGTACCGGCCGCTGATCGCCGCCGGCGCGGTCGACATCGTCCAGATGGCGGCCGTCTGGGGCGTCACCCACTTCCTGCGGGCGTCCGCCCTGGCCCACGCCCACGACCTGCCGGTCAGCCCGATCGGCAACAGCCCGGTCGGGCTGCTGCACGCCGCGACGTCGGTGCCGAACCACCTGACCAGCGAGTTGCAGGACCTGCACCCACCGGTCGGGATCTCCATCGACCTGCACGTCGAGGACGGCGCCTTCATCCTCGGCGACTCACCCGGGCTCGGGATCCGGGTGGACGAGGAGCGGATCCGGGCGGCCAACCGCCGCCCGCAGGCGCAGACGGCCGACAGCCCCAACGTCCGCCCGGAGCGGGCCGGGCGGCGGCTGCTGGCCGGGTTCGACGGGGTGATCCCCACCCGTCAGGTGCCGGTCGTACCACTGAACCCCCGCAACGAGGTGTCGCCGACCGTACGGCACTGA
- a CDS encoding sugar ABC transporter ATP-binding protein → MSDPPPTPLLTLRGIGKSFLGVRVLDGVDLDVRPGEVHAVVGENGAGKSTLMKIVSGGYAPDGGTVEFAGASRTFRGPRDAQRAGIGIIHQEFNLLPERTVAENVYLGHEPVRRGLVDRRGMLERTTRLLASIGETTLPADARVGQLGVAQQQVVEIAKALALDARLLIMDEPTAALADHEVELLYGLVRRLQERGIGLLYVSHRLAEVFDLSGRITVLKDGRRVTTVNTADTTANELVRHMVGRELSSYYPDRAAPEDRGPVRLNLRDAGNRKLRDVNLQLRAGEVLGIGGLQGSGRSALARAIFGVSPFTTGDVTLDDRPVRLRSPRTAMRAGIAYVTEDRKGEGIVPRQSVLDNALLASRAVFAARSGRAARTVRVRELLAAVEVRSAGDDQEIRFLSGGNQQKVVLARWLALNPRILLFDEPTRGIDVGAKSAIHDLVRSLARDGAAVLMISSDLPELLGMSDRIVVMRDGHVAGELPAGATEEEVVALAVGTTREATREIVQ, encoded by the coding sequence ATGTCAGATCCGCCGCCGACGCCGCTTCTCACCCTTCGGGGCATCGGCAAGTCCTTCCTCGGGGTCCGTGTCCTCGACGGTGTCGATCTCGATGTCAGGCCGGGCGAGGTGCACGCCGTGGTCGGTGAGAACGGTGCCGGGAAGTCGACCCTCATGAAGATCGTCTCGGGTGGGTACGCCCCGGACGGCGGCACCGTCGAGTTCGCCGGTGCGTCGCGGACGTTCCGTGGCCCGCGCGACGCGCAGCGGGCCGGCATCGGCATCATCCACCAGGAGTTCAACCTGCTCCCGGAGCGCACCGTCGCGGAGAACGTCTACCTGGGCCACGAACCGGTCCGGCGCGGGCTCGTCGACCGTCGGGGGATGCTCGAGCGCACCACGCGGCTGCTCGCCTCGATCGGTGAGACCACGTTGCCGGCGGACGCCCGGGTGGGGCAGCTGGGCGTCGCCCAGCAGCAGGTGGTCGAGATCGCCAAGGCGCTCGCCCTGGACGCGCGGCTGCTCATCATGGACGAGCCGACCGCCGCACTGGCCGACCACGAGGTCGAGTTGCTCTACGGGCTGGTGCGCCGACTCCAGGAGCGGGGCATCGGGCTGCTCTACGTCTCGCACCGGCTCGCCGAGGTCTTCGACCTCTCCGGTCGGATCACCGTTCTCAAGGACGGCCGCCGGGTCACCACCGTCAACACCGCGGACACCACCGCAAACGAGTTGGTGCGGCACATGGTCGGCCGGGAGTTGTCCAGCTACTACCCGGACCGGGCCGCCCCCGAGGACCGGGGGCCGGTGCGGCTCAACCTTCGCGACGCGGGAAACCGCAAGCTGCGGGACGTCAACCTCCAGCTGCGCGCCGGCGAGGTGCTCGGCATCGGCGGTCTACAGGGTTCCGGGCGGTCCGCGCTGGCCCGCGCGATCTTCGGGGTGTCGCCGTTCACGACCGGCGACGTCACGCTCGACGACCGGCCGGTCCGACTGCGCTCGCCCCGCACCGCGATGCGGGCCGGCATCGCCTACGTCACCGAGGACCGCAAGGGCGAGGGGATCGTCCCCCGGCAGTCGGTGCTCGACAACGCCCTGCTCGCGAGCCGGGCCGTCTTCGCCGCGCGATCCGGCCGTGCCGCGAGGACCGTCCGGGTACGTGAGCTGCTGGCCGCCGTGGAGGTCCGCTCCGCCGGCGACGACCAGGAGATCCGTTTTCTGTCCGGGGGCAACCAGCAGAAGGTCGTGCTGGCCCGGTGGCTCGCCCTGAACCCGCGGATCCTGCTCTTCGACGAGCCGACCCGGGGCATCGACGTGGGCGCGAAGTCGGCCATCCACGACCTCGTGCGCAGCCTCGCCCGGGACGGCGCGGCCGTGCTGATGATCTCGTCCGATCTGCCGGAGCTGCTGGGGATGAGCGACCGGATCGTCGTCATGCGCGACGGCCACGTCGCGGGCGAGCTGCCCGCCGGCGCGACCGAGGAGGAGGTCGTCGCGTTGGCGGTCGGCACCACGCGTGAGGCCACCCGGGAGATCGTCCAGTGA
- a CDS encoding amidohydrolase family protein, giving the protein MTSAQGPGRAGIVDAHHHLWVRAQHPQPWIDPVTMAAIDADFEPADLAPLARAAGVTATVVVQSIASAVETVDLLTVAADDPLVRGVVGWVDLTADDVPERLDLLRAGPGGDRLVGIRHLVQSEPDPAYLDRPDVRRGIAAVGAAGLVYDVLVRQHQLPMAARLARDLPEVSFVLDHLGKPALGRPEFAEWRRDLRAFAASPNTTAKLSGLVTEVPLPHWTPADLRPAVEDAVDAFGPDRLMYGSDWPVCLLASSYQRWVDTLAELLDGLDAADQASVWGDTARRVYRLAAS; this is encoded by the coding sequence ATGACGAGCGCGCAGGGGCCCGGACGAGCCGGAATCGTCGACGCGCACCACCACCTCTGGGTTCGCGCACAGCACCCCCAACCGTGGATCGACCCGGTGACCATGGCGGCGATCGACGCTGACTTCGAACCCGCCGACCTCGCGCCCCTGGCGCGGGCGGCCGGGGTCACCGCGACCGTGGTGGTGCAGTCCATCGCCTCGGCGGTCGAGACGGTGGATCTGCTGACCGTCGCCGCCGACGACCCCCTGGTGCGGGGGGTGGTCGGCTGGGTGGACCTGACCGCCGATGACGTCCCGGAGCGCCTCGACCTGCTGCGGGCCGGCCCGGGAGGGGACCGTCTCGTCGGCATCCGGCACCTCGTGCAGAGCGAGCCGGACCCGGCGTACCTGGACCGTCCGGACGTCCGTCGGGGCATCGCGGCGGTCGGTGCCGCCGGCCTCGTCTACGACGTGCTGGTCCGCCAGCACCAGCTCCCCATGGCCGCGCGTCTCGCGCGCGACCTGCCCGAGGTGAGCTTCGTCCTCGACCACCTGGGCAAGCCCGCCCTGGGCCGTCCGGAGTTCGCCGAGTGGCGGCGGGACCTGCGGGCGTTCGCAGCCTCGCCCAACACCACGGCGAAGCTCTCCGGGCTGGTGACCGAGGTGCCGCTGCCGCACTGGACGCCGGCGGACCTGCGACCCGCCGTCGAGGACGCAGTGGACGCGTTCGGGCCGGACCGACTGATGTACGGCTCGGACTGGCCGGTCTGCCTGCTCGCCAGTTCGTACCAGCGGTGGGTCGACACCCTGGCGGAGCTGCTGGACGGCCTGGACGCGGCCGACCAGGCGTCGGTGTGGGGCGACACGGCACGTCGGGTCTACCGGCTGGCGGCGTCATGA
- a CDS encoding aldo/keto reductase gives MMARALPRRPQVRLSELGFGAAQGGNLYRTTTDEEFAAAVDAAWEAGVRYFDTAPHYGLGLSERRLGAALRHRPRDEYVVSTKVGRLLVPSPEDAHLRDSDGFDVPATHRRVWDFSRDGVYRSIEASLERTGLDRFDIVYLHDPDDHWEQAAHEAVPALIDLRDQGVVGAIGAGMNQSAMLARFVRETDVDVMMCAGRYTLLEQGAADDLLPAAENRGVGVVIAGVYNSGLLSRDRPPADAVYNYEQAPAQLIERARRIAAVCETYGVTLPQAALAFVRRHPAVVSTVVGVRTEAQVDETVRRSGIVVPEELWDALAAAGLLAAPPSQHSSTLPG, from the coding sequence ATGATGGCCCGCGCACTGCCCCGCCGCCCGCAGGTACGCCTCAGCGAGCTGGGCTTCGGCGCCGCCCAGGGCGGCAACCTGTACCGGACCACGACGGACGAGGAGTTCGCGGCGGCGGTCGACGCCGCGTGGGAGGCGGGCGTCCGGTACTTCGACACCGCGCCGCACTACGGTCTCGGGCTGTCCGAGCGCCGACTCGGCGCCGCGCTGCGCCACCGGCCACGCGACGAGTACGTGGTGTCGACGAAGGTCGGGCGGCTCCTGGTGCCCTCGCCCGAGGACGCGCACCTGCGGGACTCCGACGGGTTCGACGTGCCCGCGACGCATCGGCGGGTGTGGGACTTCAGCCGCGACGGCGTCTACCGCTCGATCGAGGCCAGCCTGGAGCGGACCGGGCTGGACCGGTTCGACATCGTCTACCTGCACGACCCGGACGACCACTGGGAGCAGGCCGCACACGAAGCCGTACCCGCCCTCATCGACCTGCGGGACCAGGGCGTCGTGGGGGCCATCGGCGCCGGCATGAACCAGTCGGCGATGCTGGCGCGGTTCGTGCGGGAGACCGACGTCGACGTGATGATGTGCGCCGGGCGGTACACCCTGCTCGAGCAGGGTGCGGCCGACGACCTGCTGCCGGCCGCCGAGAACCGGGGGGTGGGCGTGGTCATCGCGGGCGTCTACAACTCGGGGCTGCTGTCGCGGGACCGGCCACCGGCCGACGCCGTCTACAACTACGAACAGGCCCCGGCGCAGTTGATCGAGCGGGCCCGGCGGATCGCCGCGGTCTGCGAGACGTACGGGGTCACCCTGCCGCAGGCCGCGCTCGCCTTCGTCCGCCGGCACCCGGCCGTGGTGTCGACGGTGGTCGGCGTCCGCACCGAGGCGCAGGTGGACGAGACGGTGCGACGGTCCGGAATCGTGGTGCCTGAGGAGCTGTGGGATGCCCTGGCTGCGGCCGGGTTGCTCGCCGCGCCGCCGTCTCAGCACTCCTCGACCCTGCCTGGTTGA
- a CDS encoding ABC transporter permease, with protein MSALSLLPARRPVPGVFVALTLTLTIGWLVVLLDGGQLFNQSTTVSLLHVAAGLGLVAVGQTLVILGGSLDLSVAYVISLSTLVAAETMNGSDGAILPAIGLVLVVSAGVGLLNGLLVTRFRVNAFIATLGVGLLLKGYLDNGYDGPAGATAPGLVQSLGYQRVGPVPVSFLLLIAVTAAAWFALSRTRFGHHLVAVGGDPEVARLSGVRNDRVLVTAHILCSMCAGLAGIYLASRLGSGAPRVGTEGLYDLESIAAVVIGGTALAGGRGGVIGTVGGVLLLASIDAIFNQLEVDAFFKQVIRGVIIIAAVAVYARRAMRKAA; from the coding sequence GTGAGCGCTCTGTCGCTGCTGCCGGCCCGGCGTCCGGTACCGGGCGTCTTCGTGGCCCTGACCCTCACCCTGACGATCGGCTGGCTGGTCGTCCTGCTCGACGGTGGTCAGCTCTTCAACCAGTCCACCACGGTGAGTCTGCTGCACGTCGCCGCCGGTCTCGGGTTGGTCGCGGTGGGCCAGACCCTGGTCATCCTGGGAGGGTCGCTCGACCTCTCGGTGGCGTACGTGATCAGCCTCAGCACCCTGGTCGCGGCCGAGACGATGAACGGCAGCGACGGTGCGATACTGCCGGCGATCGGCCTGGTGCTCGTCGTCAGCGCCGGCGTCGGGCTGCTCAACGGGCTCCTGGTCACCAGGTTCCGGGTCAACGCGTTCATCGCGACCCTCGGCGTCGGGCTGCTGCTCAAGGGCTACCTCGACAACGGTTACGACGGCCCGGCCGGTGCCACCGCACCGGGGCTCGTGCAGTCGCTCGGCTACCAGCGTGTCGGGCCGGTGCCGGTGTCGTTCCTGCTGCTGATCGCCGTCACCGCGGCGGCCTGGTTCGCGCTGTCGCGGACCCGCTTCGGCCACCACCTGGTCGCCGTCGGCGGGGATCCGGAGGTGGCCCGGCTCTCCGGCGTCCGCAACGACCGGGTCCTCGTCACCGCCCACATCCTCTGCTCGATGTGCGCCGGGCTCGCCGGCATCTACCTCGCCAGTCGGCTCGGCTCGGGCGCCCCACGGGTCGGCACCGAGGGCCTCTACGACCTGGAGTCGATCGCCGCGGTGGTGATCGGCGGGACTGCCCTCGCCGGTGGGCGCGGCGGCGTCATCGGCACGGTCGGTGGTGTGCTGCTGCTCGCCAGCATCGACGCCATCTTCAACCAGCTCGAGGTCGACGCCTTCTTCAAGCAGGTGATCCGGGGCGTCATCATCATCGCCGCGGTCGCCGTCTACGCCCGCCGGGCCATGCGAAAGGCGGCCTAG
- a CDS encoding SDR family NAD(P)-dependent oxidoreductase, producing MTPLFDLSGQTAVVTGARRGIGLAMAEALALAGADIVGVSAQLEADGSEVERRVRATGRQFTALRADLGDRAAVHGLARDIVALGPVDILVNNGGTIARTPAAEHPDEMWDHVIQVNLSSQFVLSREIGRTMVERGRGKIIFTASLLSFQGGITVPGYAASKSGVAGLTKALANEWAAHGVNVNAIAPGYIATDNTRALRDDPDRNQAILGRIPAGRWGRADDLGGATVFLASSASDYVNGIVLPVDGGWLGR from the coding sequence GTGACGCCGTTGTTCGACCTGTCCGGCCAGACCGCGGTCGTGACCGGGGCACGGCGCGGTATCGGCCTCGCCATGGCCGAGGCCCTGGCCCTGGCCGGCGCCGACATCGTGGGCGTCTCCGCCCAGCTCGAAGCCGACGGCAGCGAGGTCGAACGCCGGGTGCGCGCCACCGGCCGCCAATTCACCGCCCTGCGCGCGGACCTCGGCGACCGGGCGGCGGTGCACGGGCTGGCCCGCGACATCGTCGCTCTCGGACCGGTCGACATCCTGGTGAACAACGGCGGCACGATCGCCCGCACGCCGGCCGCGGAGCACCCGGACGAGATGTGGGACCACGTCATCCAGGTGAACCTCAGCAGCCAGTTCGTCCTGAGTCGGGAGATCGGCCGGACGATGGTCGAGCGCGGCCGAGGGAAGATCATTTTCACCGCGTCGTTGCTGAGCTTCCAGGGCGGCATCACCGTTCCCGGTTACGCCGCGTCCAAGTCGGGCGTGGCCGGCCTCACCAAGGCGCTGGCGAACGAGTGGGCGGCCCACGGGGTGAACGTCAACGCCATCGCGCCCGGCTACATCGCCACCGACAACACCCGGGCGCTGCGCGACGACCCCGACCGCAACCAGGCGATCCTCGGCCGGATCCCGGCCGGGCGCTGGGGCCGGGCCGACGACCTCGGCGGGGCCACCGTGTTCCTGGCGTCGTCCGCGTCGGACTACGTCAACGGGATCGTGTTGCCCGTCGACGGCGGCTGGTTGGGCCGATGA
- a CDS encoding zinc-dependent alcohol dehydrogenase, with the protein MKAVVYRGARHLGIEDRDPEPPGPGQVRIEVAYTGICGTDLHIYHGDMDARVGDSAIIGHEMSGRIAAVGEGVTGWNLGQPVTVMPTRPCGRCAACQRGNSHICHAMNFLGIDSPGAMQSSWTVPVELVLPLPEDLPLDHAALVEPVAVAVHDVRRGNVTADDQVVVVGGGPVGVLIATVARDRGARVLLVEPDPFRREVAEGIGIEAVDPRSTDVVALVNDRTEGAGADIAFEVSGSPAGVSTAVDVLTTRGRLVMVAIHPQPREVNLHRFFWRELELLGARLYQRDDMVEAIRLVASGAIPAQQLISRVEPVGAASAAFAALEGGGVMKVLLDVREVDQ; encoded by the coding sequence ATGAAGGCAGTCGTCTACCGGGGGGCACGACACCTCGGCATCGAGGATCGTGACCCGGAGCCACCAGGCCCCGGCCAGGTGCGGATCGAGGTGGCGTACACCGGGATCTGCGGCACGGATCTGCACATCTACCACGGCGACATGGACGCCCGGGTTGGTGACTCCGCGATCATCGGGCATGAGATGTCCGGGCGCATCGCGGCCGTCGGCGAGGGCGTGACCGGCTGGAACCTCGGTCAGCCCGTCACCGTGATGCCGACCCGCCCCTGCGGGCGGTGCGCCGCCTGCCAGCGGGGCAACTCCCACATCTGCCACGCGATGAACTTCCTCGGCATCGACTCGCCGGGTGCGATGCAGTCCTCCTGGACCGTGCCGGTGGAGTTGGTCCTGCCGCTTCCGGAGGACCTGCCCCTGGACCACGCCGCGCTCGTCGAGCCGGTGGCGGTCGCCGTGCACGACGTACGCCGGGGGAACGTGACCGCCGACGACCAGGTGGTCGTGGTCGGCGGTGGGCCGGTCGGTGTCCTCATCGCGACCGTCGCGCGCGACCGCGGCGCGCGGGTCCTTCTCGTCGAGCCGGACCCGTTCCGGCGCGAGGTGGCGGAGGGGATCGGGATCGAGGCCGTCGACCCGCGATCGACCGATGTGGTGGCGCTGGTCAACGACCGTACCGAGGGCGCGGGCGCCGACATCGCCTTCGAGGTGTCCGGCTCGCCGGCCGGCGTCAGCACGGCGGTCGACGTCCTCACCACTCGCGGGCGGCTGGTCATGGTGGCGATCCACCCCCAGCCCCGGGAGGTCAACCTGCACCGGTTCTTCTGGCGGGAGCTGGAACTCCTCGGTGCCCGGCTCTATCAGCGCGACGACATGGTGGAGGCGATCCGGCTGGTCGCCTCGGGTGCGATCCCGGCACAGCAGCTCATCTCCCGGGTCGAGCCGGTCGGTGCGGCCAGCGCCGCCTTCGCGGCGCTGGAGGGCGGCGGCGTCATGAAAGTGCTGCTCGATGTGCGGGAGGTCGACCAGTGA